The sequence below is a genomic window from Paenibacillus silvisoli.
ATTTGCTTTAACACATAAAAGCCTAAAAGCTTAAAAGCGTCGAAGCTTCGAAGCGTATACGCGTTTAAGCGTGATAGGAGAGGAGCCGAACTTATGATCGTCATAACGAAAAATAACGTAGCGGAAGAGCGGATTGCCGAAATCGTACAGCACATCGAGAAATCCGGCGTGCAAGCGCATGTGTCCCGGGGAACGGACAGAACGGTAATCGGCATTATCGGAAAGGCTGAGCCGACGCTCGCCGAGCATCTGCGCCAAATGAAAGGCGTCGAGAACGTCATTAAAATTTCGAAGTCCTACAAGCTGGCAAGCCGGGATTTCCATCCGGACGATACGGTCATCGAAATTAAAGGCGTGAAGATCGGCGGGGAGCATCTTGCGATCATGGGCGGACCATGCGCGGTGGAAACGCCGGAGCAGATCGATGAAATCGCGAGACTGGTCAAGGCGGCAGGCGGTCAGATTCTGCGCGGCGGCGCGTTCAAGCCCCGTACCGGGCCGTACAGCTTCCAAGGCATCGGCGTCGAAGGGCTGAAGATGATGGCGGATGCGGGACGCAAACATGGCCTGCTGACGATTACGGAAGTCATGACGCCGGAATACGTGGATATTTGCTGCGAATACGCCGACATCCTTCAAGTCGGCACGCGCAACATGCAGAATTTCGACTTGCTGCGCAAGCTCGGCACGGTGAAGACGCCCGTTCTGCTCAAGCGCGGCTTCAGCGCAACCTACGACGAATTCCTGAACGCGGCCGAATACATCCTTGCGGGCGGAAATCCGAACGTTATGCTTTGCGAGCGCGGCATCCGCACATTCGAAACGTACACGCGCAACACGCTTGATTTGGCAGCCATTCCGGTGCTGCAGGGGCTGAGCCATTTGCCGGTCATCTCCGATCCAAGCCACGGCACGGGCCGCCGCGAGCTGGTGGAGCCGATGGCGAAAGCGTCGGTCGCTGCAGGCGCTAACGGTCTCATCATCGAGATGCATACCGACCCGGACAACTCCATGACGGGCGACGGCGTGCAATCGCTGTTCCCTGACCAATTCGCGAACCTTCTGAAAGAATTGGAACAATTGGGCAAGCTCGTCGGCAGGCGGTTCGATACGCCGAAAGAGCCTGCGGAATACTTCAATACGTGGGTCAAATAACGGTCGTCGAGCTTATGAAAACGATGTAAATGAAGCTGCAGCCCTTCCAATTTCAGGGGCTGCAGCTTCTTGTTTTCCGCGTAGATAAAGGGATTTTGAAACATCTGACAATTATGTGAAGTAACCTCACAATGGGCTTAAAAAATACCTTACATGACTATTGACGGTTTTACACCTTGAACCTATAATAACAATCATAGTTTCAGATCAGAAGTTGAACAATTTATGCCCAACACATCGTTAATGTTCGGAAATGGAGGAAATACCTAATGTCAGTTCAAAACGTATTGAACACGATTAAAGAGAAAAACATCATGTTTGTAGATTTCCGCTTCGTGGATCTTTCCGGCCACGCGCACCACATCACGCTTCCTTCGACGGAAGTGGATGCCGACACTTTTGTTAACGGCGTAGCATTTGACGGTTCCTCGATCCCAGGCTTCCGCGGTATCGAAGAGTCCGACATGGTTATGATTCCGGACACGGAGTCCAGCTTCATCGATCCGTTTACTGACCACCCTACTTTGAACATCATGTGCAACATCCACACGCCAGACGGCGAGCGTTATGAGCGCGACCCGCGCGGCATCGCTCAAAAAGCGGAAGAATTCCTGCAAAAGTCCGGCGTTGGTACGGCTGCATTCTTCGCGCCTGAGTCCGAGTTCTTCATCTTCGACGAAGTTCGCTACGAAAGCAAAATGAATACTTCTTATTACGAAGTTGATTCCGCTGAAGCTGGCTGGAACACGGCTCGTAAAGAAGAGGGCGGCAACCTTGGCTACAAAATTCCGGTTAAAGGCGGCTACGTTCCGGTTGCTCCTGTTGACTCCCAACAAGACATCCGCAGCGAAATGGTTCGCATCATGCAAGAATCCGGCCTGCGCGTCGAGCGTCATCACCACGAAGTCGCTACAGCTGGTCAAGCTGAAATCAACTTCCGTTTCGATACGTTGACGAAAACAGCCGATAACCTTATGAAATATAAATACATCATCAACAACGTTGCTCGTCAATGGGGCAAAGTCGCAACATTTATGCCTAAGCCGCTTTTCGGCGACAATGGCAGCGGTATGCATGTTCACTCGTCCATCTTCAACGGTGATTCCCCGTTGTTCTACGAGAAAGGTGCTTACGCAAACCTGAGCCCTTTGGCTATGCACTACATCGGCGGTATCCTGCACCACGCGCCAGCGTTGATCGCAATTACAAACCCGTCGACAAACTCGTTCAAACGTCTTGTTCCTGGCTACGAAGCGCCGGTTAACCTTGTATTCTCGAAAGGCAACCGTTCCGCTGCAATCCGTATTCCGGTTGCTGCAGTTACGCCGAAGGGCTGCCGTATCGAGTTCCGTACGCCGGACTCCACAGCTAACCCTTACCTCGCATTCGCAGCGATGCTGCTTGCAGGTCTTGACGGCATCAAGCGCAAGCTGGATCCAGTTGCTCTTGGTTATGGTCCATTCGACAAAAACATCTACGATCTTCCTGAAGAAGATAAGAAAGAAATTCGTTCGGTACCAGGTACGCTTGATGAAGCGCTTGACGCTTTGGAAGCTGACAGCGAATTCTTGACTGAAGGCGGCGTATTCTCCAAAGACTTCATCGAGAACTTCGTACAACTGAAGCGTGCTGAAGCGAAAGCTGTTGCAATCCGTATTCATCCGCACGAGTACAGCCTATACTTCGACTGCTAATCCGAACTTATTTTACGATACGTTCAGCGAGCCCTCTTCCCGAGGGCTCGCTTTTTATTCATCCTGCAATGTGCAAAATCCGAATATTCTTCATAAAATATTAGTTTTTGTTCGACTTTTTGCACTTGAAGCCAAGCGTTAAACTTGCTATCATACTCATAAGCAAATTTGAAGAGTGGAGTGAGCAACAATGACGAATCGCGCGTTTAACTTTAATGCCGGTCCGGCGGCATTGCCGTTGGAAGTATTGCAGCAAGCACAGCAGGAGTTCACTGATTTTGCGGGCGCCGGTATGTCGATCATGGAGATGTCCCACCGCAGCAGCATTTTTGAAGAGGTGAATGACGGGGCGCAATCGCTCCTTCGTGAATTGTTCGGAATTCCAAGCAATTATAAAGTACTATTCCTGCAAGGCGGAGCAAGCACGCAATTCGCGATGATTCCGATGAATCTGCTGTCCGCCGGCAAGACGGCCGCTTTCGTGAATACGGGAAGCTGGGCGGATAAAGCGATCAAGGAAGCGAAGCTGTTCGGCGAAACTGCGATCGTGGCATCCTCGGAAGCGGACAAGTTCAGCCGGATTCCGAGCCTGAACGATATTCAGCTTCCGGCCAATACCGCTTACTTGCACGTGACGTCGAATGAAACGATCGAAGGCACGCAGTATGCCGCTTATCCGGAAACGGGCGACGTTACGCTGATCGCGGACATGTCGAGCGACATTCTCAGCCGTCCGGTCGATATCAGCAAATTCGGCTTGATCTACGCTGGCGCGCAGAAGAACCTGGGTCCATCGGGCGTTACGATCGTGATCGCCCGCGAAGATCTGGTTGCGGAAAGCCCGAAAACAATCCCGACCATGCTGCGTTACGACACGCATGCGAAGAACAACTCGCTTTACAATACGCCGCCTTCGTTCTCCATTTATCTGGTCGGCCTGATGCTGAAATGGGTGAAGGAAAGAGGCGGAGTCGCGTCGATGGAGCAGTTTAACCGCGACAAGACGAAGCTGATCTACGATACGATCGATCAAAGCGGCGGCTTCTACCGCGGCTTCGCGGACGTTGGCAGCCGCTCGCTCATGAACATTACGTTCCGTCTTGGTTCGGAAGAGCTGGAGAAGCAGTTTGCGAAGGAGTCGGAGAAGCAAGGCTTCGTCGGCTTGAAAGGCCACCGCAGCGTCGGCGGCTTGCGCGCCTCGACGTACAATGCGGTTCCGCTTGAAAGCTGCAAGGCGCTCGCGGAATTTATGGGCGATTTCCAGAAGCGCAACGGCTAAGGATTGCAAGCGCGTGAATCGATCATACAAGCAATGGAATAAAGACCGCCGTCCTTCCAAGCGTGGAAGGACGGCGGTCTTCTTGGTGATATTAAGCCAGAGACGAATCTACTCCGGCAGTTCCGCCGCCAGGGCCGGCCAGCTTGTAGCCGACGTTGCGGACTGTCATGATATACTCAGGCGACCGGGCGTTCTTCTCGATTTTGTCGCGGAGATGGCTGATGTGCACGTCGACGATGCGCGTATCGCCGAGGAAGTGGTAGTCCCAGACGCCATGCAGCAGCTGCTGGCGGCTGAGCACTTTGCCGCGGTGACGGCACAGGTACAGCAGCAGCTCGAACTCCTTCGGCGTCAGCTCGACATGCTTGCCTTCGAGCTGCACTTCGCGCTGTTCCGAGAAGACCGACAGCGGGCCGATCTCATGCACGACCGATTCCTGCGCGCCGGGAAGCGCTTGCGTGCGGCGCAGGATAGCTTGAATCCGGGAGAGCAGCTCCTGCGGCGAGAACGGTTTAGTCATATAATCGTCGGCTCCGTGATCTAAGCCGGCGATTTTATCGCTGACGTCATGAAGCGCGGTGAGCATGATAATCGGTACGGCATTGTTCTGTTTGCGCAGCTCGCGGCACACTTGCAAGCCGTCCATTTTCGGAAGCATCAGGTCGAGAACGATGAGATCGGGACGAAACGGCTTTAAAAAGTCGAAGACGGCTTCGCCGTCTGAGGCGCAGCGCACTTCGTAGCCGGCAAGTTTCAAGTTGAATTCAAGCAGCGTGGAGATGGATGGCTCGTCATCGACGATTAATATTTTCTTCTTCAAACGATTATGTTCCCCTTTCGTGCACCATTATACATCCATTATGAAGGGCAACTTTTCACAAAAGATTAAGCTAGCGTAAAAGCTATGTAAAAATGAAGGGTGAATGATAACAAATGGCATTTCATATTGTACTTGTCGAGCCGGAAATACCGGCCAATACCGGCAATATCGCGCGGACCTGCGCGGCAACCGGCACGATTCTGCACCTCGTCCGGCCGCTTGGCTTCAATACGGACGACAAGACGCTCAAACGCGCGGGGCTGGATTATTGGTATGCGGTGGAGATCCACTACCACGACTCGTTTCAGGAATTGAAGGAGCTTTATCCGGAGGGGCGCTTTTTCTGCGCGAGCACAAGAAACTCGAGGGTATATACAGAGCCTGATTATCGCGACGGAGATTTCTTCGTCTTCGGGAAAGAGACGAAAGGGCTGCCGCAGGAAGTGCTCGATGCGCATCCGGATACGTGCATTCGCATCCCGATGACCGATAAGGTCCGCTCGCTCAATTTGTCGAATTCTGCGGCGATTGTCGTGTTCGAAGCGCTCCGCCAAACCGGGTTTTCGGGACTAGAATAGGTTGTGTTTTGCCGGTTAAACTGGTATTTTACATGATACTAAGAAATTCGAAATATTTGCAGGAAATGACCAGCTATTATCGAACCTAAGTAGGGTGCAATATGTCACGATATATTATCACGTTACAAAATGCGACTACAGGAGATGTGTATTTGTGAAACCGGCTGGTGTTGTGCGTAAAGTAGATCAATTAGGACGTATCGTTCTCCCAAAATCGCTCCGTAAAAGATACCAAATGAACGAGGGAGACCCCGTTGAAATTTTGGTTCAAGGTGACCATATCATTTTGGAGCGCTACCGTCCTCGCTGCGTGTTCTGCGGAACGCTTGAAGGCGTTCGCGAATTCAAGGAACGTTATCTTTGCAATTCCTGCATGACTGAAATGGCTGGCCTGCGCCGGGGTTAATCCGGAGCTCCAGCGATCTCACCCCTTTCTAAGAGGCAAAAAAAGAAGCTTCCGGCGACTGGAGATCCAAGCGCTGAAAGCTTCTTTTTTTTGCAAACGGTCAGTCTTATTGCATTACATGCCTTTAGTTTTGTCGTCGTTGTAAGACGCCGTACACATGGCGATCAGGAACAAAGCCGAGACAGTGAGGACGATAAGAAAATTGACGGTCATTCGTATTCCCTCCTAGGCTGCCAATACCTTCATGTTAAAAACACTCCTTTTCATTATACCCAACGGCATGCAAAAAGAAAACGAACAAAGTTGTGAACATGTTGTTACAGTAATAAAATAGACGGTTTTGGCGAACGCTGTTACATAGCTGAGACGGTTCGCCATAATCTGCGTCCTTCGGCGCTCTTCCTGTTGCTCCCACCGTGAAATGGGCGTAAAATGTGGAATAAAGGAAGAGGAGGTATGCGACGTGGAATACCGGTTTTCGAGCAATGTCGAGCGGCTGCAATCGTCGGCTGTCCGCGACATATTGAAGCTGACGCAAGGAAAGGAAATTATCTCGTTTGCGGGCGGATTGCCGGCCGAGGAGCTGTTCCCGCTTGATGCGGTGAAGGAGGCGACGGAGCGGGTATTCCGCACCGGCGGCAAAAACGCGCTGCAGTATGGACTTACCGAGGGCTTCCTGCCGCTGCGCGAGCAACTGTGCGAACGCATGGCCTCGAAGGGCATGCCGGTGCAGCCGGATGAGATGATTATGACGACGGGCTCGCAGCAGGCGATCGACTTGGTTGCGCGCGTATTGCTGGAGCCGGGCGATATCGTTCTTGTGGAGAATCCGACGTATTTGGCTAGCCTGCAGGTGTTTAGCTTGAGCGGCCTTCGCGTCATTCCGGTCGAGAGCGACGAGCATGGCATGATCATATCCGATGCCGAGCGTCTCATCAAGCAGCATAAGCCACGGTTGATCTACGTCGTGCCTACGTTCGGCAACCCGACGGGACGCGTTTGGAGTCTGGAGCGCCGCAAAGGGCTGCTCGGGCTCAGCCACCGCTTTGGCGTTCCGATTCTGGAGGACGATCCGTACGGCGATATTCAATTCGATGAGCAAGCCCATTACCCGACGCTGTTCTCCTTGGATGATCGGTCGAAGGGCGGACACGTTCTCTATACGAGCACGTTCTCCAAGACGGTTGCGCCGGCGCTCCGTACGGGGTGGGCGATCGGCAGCCGTGCCGTAATCGCGAATATGGCTAAAGTGAAGCAGGCGGCGGACCTGCATTCCAGCACGCTCGACCAGCAGACGCTGGACCAGCTGCTGCGCCATTTCTCGCTGGACGATCACATTAAAGTGATTCGTAAGTCCTATGGCGAACGCATGCGCCACATGCAGCAGCTGTTAACCGCGCAAGGCTGGAGCGACGTGAAATGGGTGCAGCCGAAGGGCGGCATGTTCCTCTGGCTGGAGCTGCCGGAAGGGCTCGATTCCGAGGCGCTCTTGCGCGCCGCGGTGAAGAAGAACGTCGCGTTCGTGCCGGGCGCATCGTTCTTTGCGGCCGAGCCGCAGCGCAACACGGCGCGGCTGAACTTTACGTATACGACCGGCGAGCGGATGGCGACAGGCATTTCGCGCTTCGCCGAAGCGCTGAACGAGTTTTTGGCGCGCTGCTAGTCCGATAATAAACAGAGAAGCCCGGAGTCCTCGCTGCCTGAGGATTCCGGGCTTTTTGCTGTCGGCGGTTAGGCTACAGCATCCGTGCCATGAACTTGCCGTCTTCAATAACGAGCGGATAACAATCCAGCTGCTCGCCTGGAATATTGGTGGACTCGCCCGTAGCCTTGTCGAAGCACCAGTAGTGCAGCGGACAAATCAGCTCGTTCAAGTGCGGTCTTACGAGACCGCCGGCATGCGGGCAAATGGCCGAGATCAGATTATAGGTCTGCTCTTCGCCGTCCTTGAGCGGCGCTTCTACAATATAATAAGGCTGGTTGTTCACTTTGACGTGGGCAGGAAATTCCGTAAAGTTCTGTACTTCGGCAATCGGACGGTAGTTAATCGGTTCGCTCATTCGTTTCATATCCCCTTCGATTCATCGTGATTATAAATAAGTGCGGTGTCTGGCTTGTCCTGTGCGGGTGCTTGGTCAGGCGCTTGTGATTGCCGCTGCTTCTGCCAAGCCTCAATAATAGGCGCGTATTGCTTCAGCGCTGCCGCCCCTTCCGGTTTAAGGCTATATTGTCCCCGTTTAACCCGTTCAAACCAGCGGTAATAATCTTTCTGCAAAAAATGGCCGGCTCGCGGAATGTCGGTCAGCTTCGAGATGGCGCTTGGCGACAGCTCGCCGTGCTCCTGCAGCGCCCATGCAATGCGCAGCGCCTTCTCGCGGTAGGCCGTGACGAGCTTGCTCTTATTGCTGCCGCCCGTATTATAGTCGCCGCTTCGCTCCCGGAACTCCGTGAGCAGCCGTGCCTGGCGGACGCGGCGCTGTCCGCGCTGCGGCGGGTCTCCCGGCTGGCAGAGCATCTCGAGAACGGGCGCTTTCGTCTTGAAGAACGTCACGGTCATCAGCCCCAGCCCGAGCATCCGGCACAGCTCGGTCAAATCGCCGAATCGCTGGTTGTGCGCGCCGACCTTCTTCCGGTTGCGCTCGACGGCCAGGATGACCGAGCCGTTCAGGCGGAGCCGCTCGATACCCTGCAGCAGCAGCGCGAGATTGAAGGTCTTCTTCATTTCCACAAGAATGGTTTCATTCGTTTGCGGGTGAATGGCAACGAGGTCGCAGTGCAGAATCTCTCCCTTCACCTCAAAGCCCTGCTTCTCAAAATAAGCCTTGATCGGCGGATAAAGCTCCGTTTCGTGTTTGACAGCCAATGGTGCGGGATCGCCTCGATTCCGTAAGAGGGTAGTCTGCTCCCGATTATAGCATATTCCCTCCGTCCCCTTAAGCCATTATTTGGAGGTTACATCGGGCGTCACAACTTTATTCATGTCGCCGGAGCCGAAATAATGTCGGTCCCGCCATGTTTCGACTCGTCTTGTTGGGCTTGGGCAAAAAGCAGTCAAGTCTTGACACGCTTGACTTTCCGCCCAAGGGGGACGGACCGTGGCTCGTTTGAGAAACGCTGCGAGGAGAAGGAAAGCATGGCGGTATTGCGCGGATTTTGGCGGAATCTTGTTTAAAAAATAGGGCAACTTCCCTTGCGAAAGCGCATAGGATTGTAATACTTCAACAAAAAAAGCCGGGCAGCTTTAGATGGCTGGATTGATAGTTACCCCATGCAGTGCAAGGAGAAGTTGCAATGGTGTCAAGCTAGACGGAGTATATGCTAACTTAGTGAGTTTTGCATTCGCAAAACTTATAGGAGGTTACGGCATGGATATTTTAAAACGGATATCGGCGTATAAGGCGGAAAGTGAAAAGCTGGCTTGGAACGGGTCTTTTAAAGACTACATCGAGCTGCTGAAGCGAGATCCTACTCCGGCCATGACTGCACATGCTCGTGTCTACGAAATGATCGAGTCATTCGGCGTGGCGGATGACAGCGGGAGAAAGAAATACAAGTTTTTCGAACAAGAAATATTCGGCTTAGACAGAGCCGTGGAGAAGCTTGTCGAGGAATACTTCCACTCAGCAGCCCGGCGGCTTGATGTGAGGAAGCGGATACTGCTCCTGATGGGCCCGGTCAGCGGCGGTAAATCCACGATCGTGACCATGTTGAAGCGCGGTCTAGAACAGTTTTCACGTACCGAGAAGGGCGCCGTCTATGCGATTAAAGGCTGCCCGATGCATGAGGATCCGCTGCATCTGATCCCGAATGAACTGCGGCCGGAAGCGGAGCGCGAGCTCGGTGTCCGGATTGAAGGTAATTTGTGCCCATCTTGCCAAATGAGGGTAAGAACCGAATATAACGGGGATATCGAGAGCGTGCAGGTCGAACGCGTCCTGATCTCCGAAGAGAACCGTATCGGTATCGGTACATTCAGCCCTTCCGATCCGAAGTCGCAGGATATTGCGGATTTGACCGGCAGCATCGACTTCTCGACGATTACGGAGTTCGGCTCCGAATCCGATCCGCGCGCCTACCGTTTCGACGGCGAGCTGAACAAAGCGAACCGCGGTTTGATGGAATTCCAGGAGATGCTGAAATGCGACGAGAAGTTCCTGTGGAACCTGCTGTCGCTGACGCAAGAGGGCAACTTCAAGGCCGGCCGGTTCGCGCTCATTTCGGCGGATGAGCTGATCGTGGCGCATACGAACGAAACGGAGTATAAGTCGTTTATCGCGAATAAGAAGAACGAAGCGCTGCAATCCCGGATGATCGTCATGCCGATCCCGTATAACCTGAAGGTGTCCGAAGAGGAGAAGATTTATAAGAAGCTCATCGGACAGAGCGACATGAAGCACATTCATATCGCGCCGCATTCCCTCCGCTCGGCCGCGATCTTCTCCATCCTGACCCGTCTGAAAGAGACGAAGAAGCAAGGGATGGATCTCGTCAAAAAAATGCGCATGTACGACGGCGAGGAAGTCGAAGGCTACAAAGAAGCGGATCTGAAAGAAATGCAATCGGAGTACATCGAAGAAGGCATGTCGGGCATCGACCCGCGCTATGTCATCAACCGGATATCCAGTGCGCTGATTAAGCAGGATTTGCAATGCATCAATGCCCTTGATGTGCTGCGGGCGCTGAAGGAAGGGCTTGATCAGCATCCTTCGATCACGAAGGATGAACGAGAGCGTTACTTAAACTTTATTTCTACCGCGCGCAAAGAATACGACAGCCTCGCGAAGAAGGAAATACAGAAAGCGTTCGTCTATTCCTTCGAAGAGTCGGCTAGAACGCTGTTCGAGAACTATCTCGACAACATCGAGTCGTATTGCAACTGGTCGAAAATCAAAGATCCGCTGACAGGCGAGGAGATGGATCCGGATGAGCGGCTGATGCGCTCCATCGAGGAGCAAATCGGCGTATCCGAAAACGCGAAGAAAGCGTTCCGCGAGGAGATTTTGATCCGGATTTCGTCGTATTCGCGCAAAGGGAAGAAGTTCGATTACTACAGCCACGAGCGTCTGCGCGAGGCGATCGAGAAGAAGCTGTTTACCGACTTGAAGGATATCGTCAAAATCACGACCTCGACCAAAACACCGGACGAGAAGCAGCTGAAGCGGATTAACGAGGTGACGAAGCGGTTGATCGATGAGCACGGTTACTGCCCGGTCTGTGCCAACGAGCTGCTGCGTTACGTCGGAAGCCTGCTGAACCGCTAATAGGAACGAACCGGCGTCTGCGAACCAGGCGCCGGTTTTTTATTTTGATGCGCAATGCTTGGGGGCTTCTAGTAAATACGGGATAAATTCCGGTAATCGCGGGGCGGGCTTCCTTCCCATTTCGTGAACATGCGGCTGAAATAATGAATGTCCGGATAGCCGACCAGGCTGCCGACCGATTCGATCGTTTCATCGGTTTCCTGGAGCAGCCGTTTGGCCGCGCGGTGTCTGACCTTCTGCACGTATTTGCCAGGCGGCATGCCGGATGCGGCGCGAAACAGCTTGGCCATGTAATCCTCGTTCAGCCGGACAAGCTCCGCCAGCCTCGCATTGGAACAGTCCTGCCGATAGTTCAGCTCGATCCATTCCATCAGCGTTTGGAAGCGTTCGCCGTACATGGCATGGAACCGCTTGGCCGATTCGGCCTGCATGCGGAACAGCTTCACGAGCAGCTGCTGCATCAGTCCTTTGCAGACCGCTTCGAAGCCGGGCTGGCGGTCGGCGAACTCTGCGATGAGCAGCTCCATTTCGGCTACCGCGGCTGCCGACGGGGTGACGACGGGAGCGGCGCTCA
It includes:
- the aroF gene encoding 3-deoxy-7-phosphoheptulonate synthase, yielding MIVITKNNVAEERIAEIVQHIEKSGVQAHVSRGTDRTVIGIIGKAEPTLAEHLRQMKGVENVIKISKSYKLASRDFHPDDTVIEIKGVKIGGEHLAIMGGPCAVETPEQIDEIARLVKAAGGQILRGGAFKPRTGPYSFQGIGVEGLKMMADAGRKHGLLTITEVMTPEYVDICCEYADILQVGTRNMQNFDLLRKLGTVKTPVLLKRGFSATYDEFLNAAEYILAGGNPNVMLCERGIRTFETYTRNTLDLAAIPVLQGLSHLPVISDPSHGTGRRELVEPMAKASVAAGANGLIIEMHTDPDNSMTGDGVQSLFPDQFANLLKELEQLGKLVGRRFDTPKEPAEYFNTWVK
- the glnA gene encoding type I glutamate--ammonia ligase; the encoded protein is MSVQNVLNTIKEKNIMFVDFRFVDLSGHAHHITLPSTEVDADTFVNGVAFDGSSIPGFRGIEESDMVMIPDTESSFIDPFTDHPTLNIMCNIHTPDGERYERDPRGIAQKAEEFLQKSGVGTAAFFAPESEFFIFDEVRYESKMNTSYYEVDSAEAGWNTARKEEGGNLGYKIPVKGGYVPVAPVDSQQDIRSEMVRIMQESGLRVERHHHEVATAGQAEINFRFDTLTKTADNLMKYKYIINNVARQWGKVATFMPKPLFGDNGSGMHVHSSIFNGDSPLFYEKGAYANLSPLAMHYIGGILHHAPALIAITNPSTNSFKRLVPGYEAPVNLVFSKGNRSAAIRIPVAAVTPKGCRIEFRTPDSTANPYLAFAAMLLAGLDGIKRKLDPVALGYGPFDKNIYDLPEEDKKEIRSVPGTLDEALDALEADSEFLTEGGVFSKDFIENFVQLKRAEAKAVAIRIHPHEYSLYFDC
- the serC gene encoding 3-phosphoserine/phosphohydroxythreonine transaminase, with translation MTNRAFNFNAGPAALPLEVLQQAQQEFTDFAGAGMSIMEMSHRSSIFEEVNDGAQSLLRELFGIPSNYKVLFLQGGASTQFAMIPMNLLSAGKTAAFVNTGSWADKAIKEAKLFGETAIVASSEADKFSRIPSLNDIQLPANTAYLHVTSNETIEGTQYAAYPETGDVTLIADMSSDILSRPVDISKFGLIYAGAQKNLGPSGVTIVIAREDLVAESPKTIPTMLRYDTHAKNNSLYNTPPSFSIYLVGLMLKWVKERGGVASMEQFNRDKTKLIYDTIDQSGGFYRGFADVGSRSLMNITFRLGSEELEKQFAKESEKQGFVGLKGHRSVGGLRASTYNAVPLESCKALAEFMGDFQKRNG
- a CDS encoding response regulator transcription factor — encoded protein: MKKKILIVDDEPSISTLLEFNLKLAGYEVRCASDGEAVFDFLKPFRPDLIVLDLMLPKMDGLQVCRELRKQNNAVPIIMLTALHDVSDKIAGLDHGADDYMTKPFSPQELLSRIQAILRRTQALPGAQESVVHEIGPLSVFSEQREVQLEGKHVELTPKEFELLLYLCRHRGKVLSRQQLLHGVWDYHFLGDTRIVDVHISHLRDKIEKNARSPEYIMTVRNVGYKLAGPGGGTAGVDSSLA
- the trmL gene encoding tRNA (uridine(34)/cytosine(34)/5-carboxymethylaminomethyluridine(34)-2'-O)-methyltransferase TrmL — translated: MAFHIVLVEPEIPANTGNIARTCAATGTILHLVRPLGFNTDDKTLKRAGLDYWYAVEIHYHDSFQELKELYPEGRFFCASTRNSRVYTEPDYRDGDFFVFGKETKGLPQEVLDAHPDTCIRIPMTDKVRSLNLSNSAAIVVFEALRQTGFSGLE
- a CDS encoding AbrB/MazE/SpoVT family DNA-binding domain-containing protein, which produces MKPAGVVRKVDQLGRIVLPKSLRKRYQMNEGDPVEILVQGDHIILERYRPRCVFCGTLEGVREFKERYLCNSCMTEMAGLRRG
- a CDS encoding aminotransferase-like domain-containing protein gives rise to the protein MEYRFSSNVERLQSSAVRDILKLTQGKEIISFAGGLPAEELFPLDAVKEATERVFRTGGKNALQYGLTEGFLPLREQLCERMASKGMPVQPDEMIMTTGSQQAIDLVARVLLEPGDIVLVENPTYLASLQVFSLSGLRVIPVESDEHGMIISDAERLIKQHKPRLIYVVPTFGNPTGRVWSLERRKGLLGLSHRFGVPILEDDPYGDIQFDEQAHYPTLFSLDDRSKGGHVLYTSTFSKTVAPALRTGWAIGSRAVIANMAKVKQAADLHSSTLDQQTLDQLLRHFSLDDHIKVIRKSYGERMRHMQQLLTAQGWSDVKWVQPKGGMFLWLELPEGLDSEALLRAAVKKNVAFVPGASFFAAEPQRNTARLNFTYTTGERMATGISRFAEALNEFLARC
- a CDS encoding Rieske (2Fe-2S) protein — translated: MSEPINYRPIAEVQNFTEFPAHVKVNNQPYYIVEAPLKDGEEQTYNLISAICPHAGGLVRPHLNELICPLHYWCFDKATGESTNIPGEQLDCYPLVIEDGKFMARML
- a CDS encoding DUF2161 domain-containing phosphodiesterase, giving the protein MAVKHETELYPPIKAYFEKQGFEVKGEILHCDLVAIHPQTNETILVEMKKTFNLALLLQGIERLRLNGSVILAVERNRKKVGAHNQRFGDLTELCRMLGLGLMTVTFFKTKAPVLEMLCQPGDPPQRGQRRVRQARLLTEFRERSGDYNTGGSNKSKLVTAYREKALRIAWALQEHGELSPSAISKLTDIPRAGHFLQKDYYRWFERVKRGQYSLKPEGAAALKQYAPIIEAWQKQRQSQAPDQAPAQDKPDTALIYNHDESKGI
- a CDS encoding PrkA family serine protein kinase; amino-acid sequence: MDILKRISAYKAESEKLAWNGSFKDYIELLKRDPTPAMTAHARVYEMIESFGVADDSGRKKYKFFEQEIFGLDRAVEKLVEEYFHSAARRLDVRKRILLLMGPVSGGKSTIVTMLKRGLEQFSRTEKGAVYAIKGCPMHEDPLHLIPNELRPEAERELGVRIEGNLCPSCQMRVRTEYNGDIESVQVERVLISEENRIGIGTFSPSDPKSQDIADLTGSIDFSTITEFGSESDPRAYRFDGELNKANRGLMEFQEMLKCDEKFLWNLLSLTQEGNFKAGRFALISADELIVAHTNETEYKSFIANKKNEALQSRMIVMPIPYNLKVSEEEKIYKKLIGQSDMKHIHIAPHSLRSAAIFSILTRLKETKKQGMDLVKKMRMYDGEEVEGYKEADLKEMQSEYIEEGMSGIDPRYVINRISSALIKQDLQCINALDVLRALKEGLDQHPSITKDERERYLNFISTARKEYDSLAKKEIQKAFVYSFEESARTLFENYLDNIESYCNWSKIKDPLTGEEMDPDERLMRSIEEQIGVSENAKKAFREEILIRISSYSRKGKKFDYYSHERLREAIEKKLFTDLKDIVKITTSTKTPDEKQLKRINEVTKRLIDEHGYCPVCANELLRYVGSLLNR
- a CDS encoding AraC family transcriptional regulator, yielding MDISDYRFPLGRESSFRELSPSVHWAQLHVTRKFEEYALRRIYDYELLYVKQGQITAALGGQQLPVHPGQLLIIPSGVHHSIVVETMPEAVFLGIHFDFFDELDIVIDQDIIVKDELFDPERCCREPLIPGFKRLSAAPVVTPSAAAVAEMELLIAEFADRQPGFEAVCKGLMQQLLVKLFRMQAESAKRFHAMYGERFQTLMEWIELNYRQDCSNARLAELVRLNEDYMAKLFRAASGMPPGKYVQKVRHRAAKRLLQETDETIESVGSLVGYPDIHYFSRMFTKWEGSPPRDYRNLSRIY